A region of Dictyostelium discoideum AX4 chromosome 1 chromosome, whole genome shotgun sequence DNA encodes the following proteins:
- a CDS encoding hypothetical protein (repetitive element) encodes LIHTIYKKGNPLLISNRRPITLLNTDYKILSKVINARLLRILPFIINNNQTGFVPHRFIIDNIININELINYLKSKNLPGIITLFDFFKAFDSISHDSIKRTLIHIGIPIKLINLIHKLLSDSQAKISINGKTTRKFDIKRGVKQGDPISATLFVIVIEILARTINADNSIIGLPISPNPQIKIKFTQFADDSTTYNINYEQQQQSIKHFDNFCASTSSSLNFDKSAIIEINPHKITDKHIINNIPQSKRIPITKKDQSERVLGYFFNHNGLHRKLPETMKTLIKSLVLWKTSGTTLKTKTTIINTYSLSPITYLSYLEEFTKDEEIQINKLISWFMNSPANSESPTLDTNSIEKNTSTIHSRAKIPLMCYDRSLKPLKEGGWGMWNIQLRQVAQKIWIYNRFLQMHKSANNSIYMISWMDQIINKSISSPYLIKIKKEWENYATQIGHLKDKVQILQPILTKNQPSQTLNTNNISLPPTLKEIYSTILNNHQCKSKDYIGKKYSDLLLTSHQQSIQLLWKYTYDQLFVKIQKLKDPKGRDTMQRFHARCLPINHLHNKVCPICNNEMNNDPYGHLFFNCQHTINFINHDKLKYFIYKNCNGNKNWSLTKNQTTKLYTLIYKPQTNNKAFKPDPTININFHFAENAQYKKYRFNWNYINTNLDLVRTHAYWNIISLVIQQIWIWLCKSLFDINITQSIDNWNNQINNTTLDYDILKSKWHKLIRLEYSRTLSNFNQYSIKNNLTKTQKETQWSETIKKFKKEWSINTNEPIPTITPPINY; translated from the coding sequence GTCTTATACACACAATATACAAGAAAGGCAACCCCTTACTCATATCAAATCGTCGTCCCATTACACTTCTAAACACTGATTACAAGATCCTCTCAAAAGTAATCAATGCACGTCTTCTGAGAATACTTcctttcatcatcaacaacaaccaaactGGTTTCGTACCCCACAGATTCATCATagacaacatcatcaacatcaatgaATTAATCAACTACCTCAAATCTAAAAACCTCCCTGGTATCATCACACTATTTGACTTCTTTAAAGCATTTGATTCTATCTCTCACGATAGCATTAAAAGAACATTAATTCATATTGGTataccaataaaattaataaatttaatccaCAAGCTATTATCTGACTCACAagcaaaaatttcaattaatggtaaaaCGACCAGAAAATTCGATATTAAAAGAGGTGTAAAACAAGGTGACCCAATCTCAGCCactttatttgtaattgtaattgaaatattagcAAGAACAATAAATGCAGACAATTCAATAATTGGATTACCAATTTCACCCAAtccacaaattaaaattaaatttacccAATTTGCAGACGACTCTACAACATACAACATCAACTacgaacaacaacaacaatcaatcaAACATTTCGATAATTTCTGCgcttcaacatcatcatcattaaattttgacAAAAGTGCAATAATAGAAATCAACCCCCACAAAATCACTGATAAACACATAATAAACAACATTCCACAATCAAAAAGAATACCAATAACCAAAAAAGATCAATCAGAAAGAGTTCTTGGCTATTTCTTTAATCATAATGGTTTACATAGGAAATTACCAGAAACAATGAAAACACTGATTAAATCATTAGTGCTATGGAAAACTAGTGGCACaacattaaaaacaaaaacaaccatCATAAACACCTACTCACTATCACCAATAACATATTTATCATACCTTGAAGAATTTacaaaagatgaagaaattcaaattaataaattaatctcATGGTTTATGAATTCTCCCGCAAATTCTGAATCACCAACTCTCGATACCAATTCCATTGAAAAAAACACATCAACCATCCATTCACGTGCAAAAATACCTTTGATGTGTTATGATAGATcattaaaaccattaaaagAAGGTGGTTGGGGTATGTGGAATATACAATTACGACAAGTTGCTCAAAAGATTTGGATATACAACAGATTTTTACAAATGCATAAATCTGCAAACAATTCAATATACATGATAAGTTGGATGGATcaaatcatcaacaaatcAATCTCTTCTCCATAccttataaaaatcaaaaaagaatggGAAAACTATGCAACTCAAATTGGACATCTAAAAGATAAAGTTCAAATCCTACAACcaatattaacaaaaaacCAACCCTCTCAAACATTAaacacaaataatatttcactACCACCAACACTCAAAGAAATCTACTCGACAATACTAAACAATCACCAATGCAAATCAAAAGACTATATTGGCAAGAAATATTCAGATCTACTTCTTACTTCGCACCAACAATCAATACAACTATTATGGAAATACACATACGACCAACTTTTtgtcaaaattcaaaaattaaaagatccaAAAGGCCGAGATACAATGCAAAGATTCCATGCTAGATGTCTTCCGATTAATCATCTACACAACAAAGTTTGCCCCATTTGCAACaatgaaatgaataatgaTCCCTATGGTCATTTGTTCTTCAATTGTCAGCACACAATCAACTTCATTAACCAcgacaaattaaaatattttatatataaaaattgcaATGGAAACAAAAACTGGTCACTAACAAAAAaccaaacaacaaaattataCACACTCATTTATAAAccacaaacaaacaacaaagcATTTAAACCAGATCCaactatcaatattaattttcattttgcaGAAAACgcacaatataaaaaatacagGTTCAACTGGAATTATATAAACACAAATCTTGATCTAGTCAGAACACATGCATATTGGAACATAATCTCATTAGTTATTCAACAAATATGGATATGGTTATgcaaatcattatttgacaTCAATATaactcaatcaattgataattggaACAACCAAATAAACAACACAACACTAGATtatgatatattaaaatcaaaatggcACAAGCTAATAAGATTGGAATATTCAAGAACTTTATCAAACTTTAACCAatactcaattaaaaacaacCTCACAAAAACTCAAAAAGAAACCCAATGGTCCGAAaccatcaaaaaatttaaaaaagaatggagCATAAACACAAATGAACCAATTCCAACAATTacaccaccaattaattattaa
- a CDS encoding PEK family protein kinase, giving the protein MINSLLEEESTAFAQVVRGIAISSDDYLKNDNIPKVNNNNNNNNNNNNNSNSNNNSSSNDYFNGRYNLVHSSVSIPSFDNFNFNSINSNNGNGNNSNSNSNSNSNSNSNSNSNSNSNSRDEENERLRSEYKKIIKNNTSKLELTRSKSRILVINSNSGEEEEEEEEVKTPTEVDSDNNNNNNGSINKTNKKLKNHGNIVLSKSKSFIDTIDAMELVESCDDLFKQKKILLKMLISENFFQSNQLDQKKLSTFMKSVVDIELMGVPSNILRSSQFKSLYLDYYRELFQNALNVTNLKLGENNKVFGGGSDNNNNPLAIYQKPIKKEGSFLIDSSFFSNFYQYQQLQQYQFLQQQQQQQQQQQKALPSSTFGNILRYQREFKEISKLGSGGFGSVYLSEYVLDGHKYAIKKVNFSISNNQSPTNASSKIEKVVREVVALAKLDHINILRYHNAWLELDPKNNKPRSSSFSSVEGSLGTGNNDNDESDDSFFEDQDEDEDEDEDEDDVSNSNFSDSIKFKGGFKKSSCSNNSISSNLKKKRNDKKYPFKRNLSISFSLNDSVTNTNSQEYSISEYFEKFNLTNNSESDESEIEESDSDEIYSESESEESESEESESDESEESESDSDNIDFENENIKEMIKALTISKSMIPFVKPIKKKKGKIYNPSSGSGASSGSGNSSSIGDSDSSEGNKPKGLTLSTKQLSNSQLIGINNLNNNNNNRNNNNNNNNRNNDKNSNSNNLRLKYTVYIQTQYCEGKTLRDLLENPDFKNNSKTTILSLFKQIITGVNYIHSMGMIHRDLKPANLFLSSGVIKIGDFGLVKDITATTPSTTPLTNNTPSTTPIDTTPTSSANTIPISTPPTSTITPTISVSPSKPLSSSLSSTAATTHLNSSLGCTISSSSSTTTATATTSTTPFMFYNSISVNTVGVGTLTYASPEQLSNKGVFGGGGYTNTWYTNKTDIYSCGIILFEMIVGGFETQFERTTHIKNLKNGILPSWFTSKHPEESNLILRMIDINPDNRPTSDQILSELLPILIEASERDIDHFDYEKLDQQTLISIIKKKDLEIASLKKLLQNTGNNNK; this is encoded by the exons atgatAAATTCTTTACTTGAAGAAGAATCAACAGCTTTTGCCCAGGTAGTCAGAGGAATAGCAATTAGTAGtgatgattatttaaaaaacgaTAATATACCcaaagttaataataataataataataataataataacaataataatagtaatagtaataataatagtagtagtaatgattattttaatgGAAGATATAATTTAGTTCATAGTTCTGTATCAATACCTTCTTTTGataactttaattttaacagtataaatagtaataatggtaatggtaataatagtaatagtaatagtaatagtaatagtaatagtaatagtaatagtaatagtaatagtaatagtaatagtagagATGAAGAGAATGAAAGATTAAGATCAGAATATaagaaaatcattaaaaacaatacaTCAAAATTAGAACTCACAAGATCAAAATCAAGAATTCTAGTTATAAACTCAAATTCaggtgaagaagaagaagaagaagaagaggtgAAAACTCCAACTGAAGTTGAttctgataataataataataataatggtagtattaataaaaccaataaaaaattaaaaaatcatggTAATATAGTTTTATCAAAATCGAAAAGTTTTATTGATACAATTGATGCTATGGAATTAGTTGAATCTTGTG atgacttatttaaacaaaaaaagatattattaaaaatgttaatttCAGAAAACTTTTTTCAATCGAATCAATTAgatcaaaagaaattatcaaCATTTATGAAGAGTGTAGttgatattgaattaatGGGTGTACCATCGAATATATTAAGGTCATCACAATTTAAATCACTTTACTTGGATTATTATAGagaattatttcaaaatgcATTAAAtgttacaaatttaaaactt ggtgaaaataataaagtatttggtggtggtagtgataataataataatcctttagcaatttatcaaaaaccaataaaaaaagaaggtagttttttaattgattcatcatttttttcaaatttttatcaatatcaacaattacaacaataccaatttctacaacaacagcaacaacagcaacaacaacaacaaaaagcaTTACCAAGTTCGACATTTGGTAATATTTTAAGATATCAAAGAGAGTTTAAAGAGATATCAAAATTAGGATCAGGTGGATTTGGGTCAGTTTATTTATCAGAGTATGTATTGGATGGACATAAATATGCAATAAAGAAAGTGAATTTCtcaatatcaaataatcaatcacCAACAAATGCATCgagtaaaattgaaaaagttgtACGTGAAGTTGTAGCATTAGCAAAATTAGatcatattaatattttaagaTATCATAATGCTTGGTTAGAATTGgatccaaaaaataataaaccaagATCTTCAAGTTTTAGTTCAGTTGAGGGTAGTTTAGGTActggtaataatgataatgatgaaagtGATGATAGTTTTTTTGAAGAtcaagatgaagatgaagatgaagatgaagatgaagatgatgttagtaatagtaatttttCAGATTCTATTAAATTCAAAGGAGGTTTTAAAAAGAGTAGttgtagtaataatagtattagtagtaatttaaagaagaagaggaatgataaaaaatatccattcaaaagaaatttatcaatatcattttcattgaaTGATAGTGTAACCAATACTAATTCTCAAGAATATTCCATAAgtgaatattttgaaaagttCAATCTTACAAATAATAGTGAAAGTGATGAGAGTGAAATTGAAGAAAGTGATAGTGATGAAATTTATAGTGAAAGTGAGAGCGAAGAAAGTGAGAGTGAAGAAAGTGAGAGTGATGAAAGTGAAGAAAGTGAAAGTGATagtgataatattgattttgaaaatgaaaatattaaagagaTGATTAAGGCATTAACAATTAGTAAATCAATGATTCCTTTTGTTAAAcctataaaaaagaaaaaaggtaaaatatataatccaagtagtggtagtggtgctagtagtggtagtggtaatagtagtagtatagGTGATAGTGATAGTAGTGAAGGAAATAAACCAAAAGGATTAACTTTATCAACtaaacaattatcaaattctcaattaattggtattaataatttaaataataataataataatcgaaataataataataataataataatcgaaataatgataaaaatagtaatagcaataattTAAGATTAAAATATACAGTATATATTCAAACTCAATATTGTGAAGGTAAAACATTGAGAGATTTATTAGAGAATcctgattttaaaaataatagtaaaactacaattttatcattatttaaacaaattattacAGGTGTTAATTATATTCATTCTATGGGTATGATTCATAGGGATTTAAAACCTGCAAATTTATTCCTTTCAAGTGGTGTcattaaaattggtgatttCGGTTTGGTAAAAGATATTACTGCTACCACACCTTCAACAACACCATTAACTAATAATACACCCTCCACTACTCCAATTGATACAACTCCAACTTCTTCTGCAAATACTATACCAATttcaacaccaccaacatcaacaattacaCCAACAATTTCAGTTTCACCATCTAAAccattatcttcatcattatcatcaacagcagcaacaactcatttaaattcatcactTGGTTGCACgatttcttcttcttcttcaacaacaacagcaacagcaacaacatcTACAACACCATTCATGttttataattcaatttcagtGAATACAGTTGGTGTTGGTACTCTAACTTATGCATCACCAgaacaattatcaaataaaggTGTTTTTGGAGGTGGAGGATATACTAATACATGGTATACAAATAAAACTGATATTTATAGTTGTggaattatattatttgaaatgattGTAGGTGGATTTGAAACTCAATTTGAAAGAACTACTCATATtaagaatttaaagaatggAATTTTACCAAGTTGGTTCACAAGTAAACACCCTGaagaatcaaatttaatactTAGAATGATTGATATAAATCCTGATAATAGACCAACTAGCGATCAAATATTATCAGAACTATTaccaatattaattgaaGCTTCTGAACGTGATATTGACCATTTCGATTATGAAAAATTGGATCAACaaactttaatttcaattataaaaaagaaagatttagaaattgcatctttaaagaaattattacaaaatactggaaataataataaataa